Proteins from one Streptomyces genisteinicus genomic window:
- a CDS encoding aspartate-semialdehyde dehydrogenase has translation MSVRPAPGTPKPGLAVVGATGAVGAVMLRILSQHADVWGEIRLVASPRSAGRKLAVRGEECEVVALTEDVFDGIGVALFLVPAEVSARWAPVAVAKGAAVVDSSAAFRADPDVPLAVPEINPHAVRLRPRGIVASPHDTTLTLLPAVGALHAEFGLCDLVVSSYQAASGAGRDAVGALRAQLSLVAGTELGVAPGDVRRAVGEGLGPFDAPLALNVVPWTGAAPLGGGWSSDELALRSETRKILGLPGLRVAATCVRVPVLTGHSLAVHARFEREVTVERAHEILATSPGVVLCDDPEAGDFPTPADVVGTDPTWVGRVRRAPDDPTALDLFLCGDNLRKGAALNSAQIAEMIAAEPRG, from the coding sequence ATGAGCGTGCGCCCCGCCCCGGGCACGCCCAAGCCGGGGCTCGCGGTCGTGGGAGCGACCGGGGCCGTCGGCGCGGTCATGCTCCGGATCCTGTCGCAGCACGCGGACGTCTGGGGCGAGATCCGACTCGTCGCCTCCCCGCGCTCGGCCGGCCGCAAGCTGGCCGTCCGCGGGGAGGAGTGCGAGGTCGTGGCGCTCACCGAGGACGTCTTCGACGGCATCGGCGTGGCGCTGTTCCTGGTGCCGGCCGAGGTCTCCGCCCGCTGGGCGCCGGTCGCCGTCGCCAAGGGGGCGGCCGTCGTCGACAGCTCCGCGGCCTTCCGGGCCGACCCCGACGTGCCGCTCGCCGTCCCCGAGATCAACCCTCATGCCGTGCGGCTGCGCCCGCGCGGCATCGTCGCGAGCCCGCACGACACCACGCTGACCCTGCTCCCCGCGGTGGGCGCGCTCCACGCCGAGTTCGGGCTGTGCGATCTGGTGGTCTCCTCGTACCAGGCGGCCAGCGGCGCGGGCCGGGACGCGGTGGGCGCGCTGCGTGCCCAGCTGTCCCTCGTCGCCGGCACCGAACTGGGCGTCGCCCCCGGCGACGTGCGCCGGGCCGTGGGGGAGGGCCTCGGGCCCTTCGACGCCCCGCTCGCCCTGAACGTCGTCCCGTGGACCGGCGCCGCGCCGCTGGGCGGCGGCTGGTCGTCGGACGAGCTGGCGCTGCGCTCCGAGACCCGCAAGATCCTCGGGCTGCCCGGGCTGAGGGTGGCGGCCACCTGCGTACGGGTCCCCGTCCTGACCGGGCACTCCCTCGCCGTCCACGCGCGCTTCGAGCGCGAGGTCACCGTGGAACGGGCCCACGAGATCCTGGCGACCTCGCCCGGCGTCGTGCTCTGCGACGATCCGGAAGCGGGGGACTTCCCCACGCCCGCCGACGTGGTGGGCACCGATCCGACCTGGGTCGGGCGGGTGCGGCGCGCTCCCGACGACCCCACCGCGCTCGACCTCTTCCTCTGCGGTGACAACCTGCGCAAGGGCGCGGCGCTCAACTCGGCCCAGATCGCGGAGATGATCGCGGCCGAGCCCCGCGGCTGA
- a CDS encoding SigE family RNA polymerase sigma factor, translated as MAEVLDIARVVPIGGAVRPIRRPRPSGGMPVIAPVPAPQTTRLPAQRQGSDDVMAAGTTVDHLTETYRAHYRSLLGLAALLLDDTASCEDVVQEAFIRVHSARSRVREPEKTLAYLRQTVVNLSRSALRRRILGLKLLSKPMPDMASAEEGAYDQLERDALIKAMRGLQRRQREVLVLRYFADMTEAQVAETLGISLGSVKAYGSRGIAALRVAMEATV; from the coding sequence GTGGCAGAGGTTCTCGACATCGCAAGGGTGGTCCCGATCGGCGGCGCAGTGCGCCCGATCCGCAGACCCCGCCCGTCCGGCGGCATGCCGGTGATCGCACCCGTCCCGGCGCCGCAGACCACGCGCCTGCCCGCACAGCGGCAGGGCTCTGACGACGTCATGGCAGCCGGCACCACCGTCGACCACCTCACCGAGACCTACCGCGCCCACTACCGGTCGCTGCTGGGCCTCGCCGCTCTGCTCCTGGACGACACCGCCTCCTGCGAGGACGTCGTGCAGGAAGCCTTCATCCGGGTGCACTCGGCGCGCAGCCGCGTGCGGGAGCCCGAGAAGACCCTCGCCTACCTCCGCCAGACCGTGGTCAACCTCTCCCGGTCGGCGCTGCGGCGACGGATCCTCGGACTCAAGCTGCTCTCCAAGCCGATGCCCGACATGGCGAGCGCCGAGGAAGGCGCCTACGACCAGCTGGAGCGCGACGCCCTGATCAAGGCGATGCGCGGACTCCAGCGGCGGCAGCGGGAGGTGCTGGTCCTGCGGTACTTCGCCGACATGACCGAGGCGCAGGTGGCCGAGACGCTGGGCATATCGCTCGGCTCGGTGAAGGCGTACGGTTCGCGGGGCATCGCCGCACTGCGCGTCGCCATGGAGGCGACGGTATGA
- a CDS encoding SURF1 family protein — MYRFLLTPRWWGINVFVLVAIPFCIFMGSWQLGRFEDRVDSHREAEQRPDPGQEKAAPLGELLPVDTETSGRQAIASGRYGDQFIVPGRKLDGKPGSYVLTLLRTDGGKTLPVVRGWLPQGGTAPEAPAGSVTVTGALQASESSGTDGAHTAGGLPAGQLGIISAASLVNLVPDDVYDAWVTLTEADGGLAPVPAAAPENSGLDLKAFQNLGYTGEWFVFAGFVLFMWFRLMRREAEAVRDRALGLDPDMS; from the coding sequence GTGTACCGATTCCTGCTGACGCCCCGCTGGTGGGGGATCAACGTCTTCGTCCTGGTGGCGATCCCCTTCTGCATCTTCATGGGGTCGTGGCAGCTGGGCAGGTTCGAGGACCGGGTCGACAGTCACCGGGAGGCGGAGCAGCGCCCCGACCCCGGGCAGGAGAAGGCGGCGCCGCTCGGCGAGCTGCTGCCGGTGGACACGGAGACGTCGGGCCGCCAGGCCATCGCCTCCGGCCGCTACGGCGACCAGTTCATCGTCCCGGGGCGCAAGCTGGACGGGAAGCCCGGGTCGTACGTCCTGACGCTCCTGCGGACGGACGGCGGCAAGACGCTCCCCGTGGTCCGGGGATGGCTCCCTCAGGGCGGCACGGCGCCGGAGGCCCCGGCGGGCTCCGTGACGGTGACCGGCGCGCTCCAGGCGTCCGAGAGCTCCGGGACGGACGGCGCCCACACCGCGGGGGGCCTGCCGGCCGGGCAGCTGGGCATCATCAGCGCCGCGTCTCTGGTGAACCTGGTTCCGGACGACGTGTACGACGCGTGGGTCACGCTGACCGAGGCGGACGGCGGACTGGCCCCGGTCCCGGCGGCGGCCCCGGAGAACAGCGGTCTGGATCTGAAGGCGTTCCAGAACCTCGGGTACACCGGAGAGTGGTTCGTCTTCGCCGGCTTCGTCCTGTTCATGTGGTTCCGGCTGATGCGGCGCGAGGCGGAGGCCGTACGGGACCGGGCACTCGGGCTCGACCCGGACATGTCCTGA
- a CDS encoding aspartate kinase gives MGLVVQKYGGSSVADAEGIKRVAKRIVDAKKNGHQVVVVVSAMGDTTDELIDLAEQVSPIPAGREFDMLLTAGERISMALLAMAIKNLGHEAQSFTGSQAGVITDSVHNKARIIDVTPGRIRTALDEGNIAIVAGFQGVSQDKKDITTLGRGGSDTTAVALAAALDAEVCEIYTDVDGVFTADPRVVKKAKKIDWISSEDMLELAASGSKVLLHRCVEYARRYNIPIHVRSSFSGLRGTWVSNEPRGDQKVEHAIISGVAHDVSEAKVTVVGVPDKPGEAAAIFRTIADAEINIDMVVQNVSAATTALTDISFTLPKTDGAKAMSALEKQKAAIGFDSLRYDDQIGKISLVGAGMKTNPGVTASFFEALSDAGVNIELISTSEIRISVVTRADDVNEAVRAVHTAFGLDSDSDEAVVYGGTGR, from the coding sequence GTGGGCCTTGTCGTGCAGAAGTACGGAGGCTCCTCCGTCGCCGATGCCGAGGGCATCAAGCGTGTCGCCAAGCGAATCGTCGATGCCAAGAAGAACGGCCACCAGGTGGTCGTCGTGGTTTCGGCGATGGGCGACACGACGGATGAGCTGATCGATCTCGCCGAGCAGGTATCCCCGATCCCTGCCGGCCGGGAATTCGACATGCTGCTGACCGCCGGAGAGCGGATCTCCATGGCCCTGCTGGCCATGGCGATCAAAAACCTGGGCCACGAGGCCCAGTCGTTCACCGGCAGCCAGGCAGGCGTCATCACCGACTCGGTCCACAACAAAGCGCGCATCATCGATGTGACGCCGGGCCGGATCCGTACGGCGCTCGACGAGGGCAACATCGCCATCGTCGCCGGTTTCCAGGGTGTGTCCCAGGACAAGAAGGACATCACCACGCTCGGCCGCGGCGGGTCGGACACCACCGCCGTCGCGCTCGCGGCGGCGCTGGACGCCGAGGTCTGCGAGATCTACACCGACGTCGACGGCGTCTTCACCGCCGACCCCCGGGTCGTGAAGAAGGCGAAGAAGATCGACTGGATCTCCTCCGAGGACATGCTGGAGCTCGCCGCCTCCGGCTCCAAGGTGCTGCTGCACCGGTGCGTCGAGTACGCACGCCGTTACAACATCCCGATCCACGTCCGGTCCTCGTTCTCGGGGCTCCGCGGCACGTGGGTCAGCAACGAACCGCGAGGGGATCAGAAGGTGGAGCACGCCATCATCTCCGGAGTCGCCCACGACGTCTCCGAGGCCAAGGTCACCGTCGTCGGCGTGCCGGACAAGCCGGGCGAGGCCGCGGCCATCTTCCGCACCATCGCCGATGCCGAGATCAACATCGACATGGTCGTGCAGAACGTCTCGGCGGCCACCACGGCCCTGACCGACATCTCCTTCACGCTCCCCAAGACCGACGGCGCCAAGGCGATGTCGGCCCTGGAGAAGCAGAAGGCCGCCATCGGCTTCGACTCGCTGCGCTACGACGACCAGATCGGCAAGATCTCCCTGGTCGGCGCGGGCATGAAGACCAACCCCGGTGTGACCGCGTCCTTCTTCGAGGCGCTGTCCGACGCCGGCGTGAACATCGAGCTGATCTCCACCTCGGAGATCCGCATCTCGGTGGTCACCCGGGCCGACGACGTCAACGAGGCGGTGCGCGCCGTGCACACCGCGTTCGGTCTCGACTCCGACTCCGACGAAGCGGTCGTCTACGGCGGCACCGGGCGATGA